In Methylotenera sp. L2L1, the following proteins share a genomic window:
- a CDS encoding peroxiredoxin family protein, whose translation MNQLLKKSLLPIIIIALLVLLGLQLTKKPQAPDVTFNTIDGKQISMASLKDKVVIVNFWATDCPGCIKEMPELIKTYHTYQAKGLEVIAVAMPHDEISQIKNYSKAQNLPFPVMHDQRAEITELFGKVRLTPTAFIYNKQGDLLQRTIGELDFVALQQLLNKELGV comes from the coding sequence ATGAATCAATTATTAAAAAAATCTCTACTGCCAATTATTATTATTGCACTGTTAGTGCTACTAGGCCTTCAACTCACCAAGAAGCCGCAAGCGCCTGACGTGACGTTTAACACCATTGATGGTAAGCAAATCTCGATGGCATCTCTAAAGGACAAAGTAGTCATTGTTAACTTCTGGGCGACAGACTGCCCAGGCTGCATTAAAGAGATGCCCGAACTGATTAAGACTTATCATACCTACCAAGCCAAAGGGCTTGAAGTGATTGCCGTTGCGATGCCGCATGACGAAATCTCACAAATCAAAAATTACAGTAAGGCACAAAACCTGCCTTTCCCAGTGATGCATGACCAGCGCGCGGAAATCACTGAACTGTTTGGCAAAGTGAGATTAACACCCACTGCCTTCATCTACAACAAACAAGGTGACTTACTACAAAGAACGATAGGTGAGTTAGACTTTGTTGCATTACAACAATTACTAAATAAAGAGCTGGGTGTATAA
- a CDS encoding CopD family protein: MLWIKALHIIFITSWFAGLFYLPRLFVNHAMVLNAETPNQATSEQLKLMEKKLYRFMLPLALLALGFGLWLWLGYGVSGAWMHAKLTLVAILVWYHFYCGKLVKDFSQDKNQHGHIWYRWFNELPVILLTAVVILVVVKPF, encoded by the coding sequence ATGCTTTGGATTAAAGCGCTTCATATTATTTTTATCACCAGTTGGTTTGCGGGCTTATTCTACCTGCCCAGACTATTTGTCAACCACGCGATGGTATTAAACGCAGAAACACCCAACCAAGCAACCTCCGAACAGTTAAAGTTGATGGAAAAAAAACTTTACCGCTTTATGCTGCCGCTTGCTTTACTCGCACTAGGGTTTGGGCTCTGGTTATGGCTGGGTTATGGAGTTTCTGGTGCGTGGATGCATGCAAAGCTAACACTTGTCGCGATACTCGTTTGGTATCATTTTTACTGCGGAAAACTTGTCAAAGATTTCAGTCAAGATAAAAACCAACACGGTCATATTTGGTACCGTTGGTTTAATGAATTACCCGTCATACTGCTGACTGCGGTGGTAATACTCGTTGTGGTTAAACCTTTTTAA
- a CDS encoding TetR/AcrR family transcriptional regulator, whose amino-acid sequence MTGLREKILTTASNLFQTQGINSTGVDTIVAVAGTTKMTLYKYFGSKEVLILEVLKQGHQDFQNWLNDKLSSNTKQPTEKLQKLFDYIEEWVTSPDFHGVGFIKASAEFPKEDNPVHQLSSQQSQQFKQYIQHLAAQANIKDAEGLALQLSLLFEGAVQAEQMKRGSGAIKYAKTAAKILIDGALNH is encoded by the coding sequence ATGACTGGCTTACGTGAAAAAATACTCACTACTGCGAGCAATTTATTTCAAACGCAGGGCATTAACTCAACTGGAGTTGATACGATTGTGGCTGTCGCCGGCACGACCAAAATGACCCTGTATAAGTATTTTGGTAGTAAAGAAGTGTTAATTCTTGAAGTACTTAAACAAGGTCATCAGGATTTTCAAAACTGGCTCAACGATAAGTTGAGCAGCAACACCAAGCAACCTACCGAAAAACTTCAAAAGCTATTTGATTACATTGAAGAATGGGTCACGTCACCAGACTTTCATGGTGTAGGTTTCATCAAGGCCTCAGCCGAGTTCCCAAAAGAAGACAACCCTGTTCACCAACTGTCTTCACAGCAATCGCAGCAATTTAAGCAATATATTCAGCATTTAGCGGCACAAGCTAATATTAAAGATGCTGAGGGCTTGGCACTACAACTCTCCCTTCTTTTTGAAGGCGCAGTTCAAGCTGAGCAAATGAAACGCGGCTCTGGTGCTATCAAATATGCAAAGACAGCCGCAAAAATCTTAATTGATGGCGCGCTTAACCATTAG
- a CDS encoding carbohydrate kinase family protein, with the protein MHTLICGSLAFDTIMVFQDKFTNHILPDKIHALSVAFYVPEMRREFGGTAGNIAYNLQLLEGKPLIMATAGEDFGTYTQWLNKNKINTAHIKMIPNSFTAQAFITTDIDDNQITAFHPGAMVESHQNSVNDAKDISLAVIAPDGRDGMFQHARECFEAGIPFLFDPGQGLPMFNGEELLQFIEMADYLAVNDYESQIIQDKTGLSLEELALKVKALVVTLGGQGSQIYADGQRFDIPCVVATEIVDPTGCGDAYRAGLLYGISQGWDWPTCGRLASTMGAIKIASRGGQNHAPTRADIEIIYTQALVNETALTEGLAG; encoded by the coding sequence ATGCATACACTCATTTGTGGCTCACTCGCCTTCGACACCATCATGGTGTTTCAAGATAAATTCACGAACCATATCTTGCCAGACAAGATTCATGCATTAAGTGTTGCGTTTTACGTGCCTGAGATGCGCCGAGAATTTGGTGGCACTGCAGGTAACATCGCCTATAACCTACAACTACTTGAAGGTAAGCCGCTGATTATGGCAACAGCTGGTGAAGACTTTGGCACTTACACACAGTGGCTAAATAAGAACAAAATCAACACTGCTCACATCAAAATGATACCCAATAGCTTCACGGCCCAAGCATTTATTACTACCGATATTGATGACAATCAGATCACAGCATTTCATCCAGGCGCCATGGTAGAGTCACACCAAAATAGTGTGAACGACGCAAAGGACATCAGTTTGGCAGTGATTGCTCCAGATGGACGAGATGGCATGTTCCAACATGCGCGAGAATGTTTTGAAGCCGGCATCCCGTTCCTGTTTGATCCAGGGCAAGGCTTACCAATGTTTAATGGTGAGGAACTACTGCAGTTTATCGAAATGGCGGACTATCTTGCCGTGAATGATTATGAATCACAAATCATTCAAGACAAAACCGGCTTATCTCTCGAAGAGCTTGCACTAAAAGTTAAAGCGCTGGTCGTAACATTAGGCGGTCAGGGCTCACAAATTTATGCTGACGGTCAACGCTTTGACATCCCGTGCGTTGTAGCTACTGAGATTGTTGACCCAACAGGCTGTGGTGACGCATATCGTGCTGGCTTGTTATATGGCATTTCTCAAGGCTGGGATTGGCCAACGTGTGGTAGGCTTGCCTCAACAATGGGCGCGATTAAAATCGCTAGCCGCGGTGGACAAAACCATGCGCCAACACGTGCAGATATTGAAATAATCTACACCCAAGCACTTGTGAATGAAACAGCATTAACAGAAGGCCTAGCTGGTTAA
- a CDS encoding glycine zipper 2TM domain-containing protein yields the protein MHTSRLIVIALLSVFLAACASSNSGSVYSREDARKTQTVRTGTVESVRQVKLEGTKSPIGTVAGGAIGGVAGSSIGSGKGSTIAAVIGAVVGGLAGSAAEEVATRKDALEITVKLDGGGLLAIVQEADEAFAAGERVRLIESGGTTRVSH from the coding sequence ATGCATACTAGCCGGCTTATCGTCATAGCATTACTCAGTGTATTTTTAGCTGCATGTGCGAGCTCTAATTCTGGCTCTGTTTATAGCAGAGAAGATGCTAGAAAAACACAAACAGTAAGAACAGGTACAGTAGAAAGTGTACGCCAAGTAAAACTTGAAGGCACTAAATCACCAATCGGAACTGTGGCAGGCGGTGCAATTGGTGGCGTTGCCGGCAGTTCAATTGGCAGTGGAAAAGGCAGTACTATTGCCGCTGTGATTGGTGCTGTAGTAGGTGGCCTCGCTGGCTCAGCGGCAGAAGAAGTCGCAACCAGAAAAGATGCGCTAGAAATCACCGTTAAACTTGATGGTGGCGGCTTGCTTGCAATCGTACAAGAGGCAGATGAAGCCTTTGCAGCAGGCGAAAGAGTACGCCTGATTGAAAGTGGCGGCACAACTCGCGTGTCACACTA